In Candidatus Vesicomyosocius okutanii, one DNA window encodes the following:
- a CDS encoding TIGR00153 family protein: MAQNIIDGLFGKSPISSLQKHMTQVHSCISELNGFMIAIHTQNWVKAEIIRSDIDTKEGKADILKKNLRLSLSSTFMMPFSRRDLLDLLLIQDSIANITKDVSGLMINRKMILPDETFDDVIELTKVCIKTSSTALKAVNELDELLETAFGSRERKIISSIIEDINELESKSDKIQHEIRAELFPLESSLPPVDIMFYYRTVEWLGELADAAQKVGSRLEVLLAR; encoded by the coding sequence ATGGCTCAAAATATAATAGATGGTCTATTTGGTAAATCACCCATTAGCTCATTGCAGAAACACATGACACAAGTGCATTCTTGTATTTCAGAACTTAATGGTTTTATGATTGCCATTCATACCCAAAATTGGGTGAAAGCTGAAATAATTAGAAGTGATATAGATACTAAAGAAGGTAAAGCAGACATCCTTAAAAAGAATCTACGTTTAAGTTTGTCTTCAACGTTTATGATGCCTTTTTCACGTAGAGATTTACTTGATTTATTGCTTATCCAAGATTCTATTGCCAATATCACTAAGGATGTTTCTGGTTTGATGATTAATCGTAAGATGATTTTACCAGATGAGACTTTTGATGATGTTATAGAATTAACTAAGGTTTGTATCAAAACATCATCTACGGCACTTAAGGCCGTTAATGAATTAGATGAATTATTAGAAACTGCATTTGGTAGTCGTGAGCGTAAGATTATTAGTTCTATTATTGAAGATATTAATGAACTTGAAAGTAAATCTGATAAAATTCAGCACGAAATTCGTGCTGAATTATTTCCGCTAGAATCTAGCTTGCCACCTGTTGATATTATGTTTTATTATCGTACTGTGGAATGGTTGGGTGAGCTTGCAGATGCAGCTCAAAAAGTTGGCTCAAGACTAGAAGTGCTGTTAGCAAGATAA
- a CDS encoding inorganic phosphate transporter, translating into MDIIANYADIFIMLSIGFGLFMAWGIGANDVSNAMGTSVGSAAITFKQAVVIAVIFEFSGAILAGGEVTDTVRKGILDAVLFTNNPHLLVYGMLASLLAAGAWLLIASSLGWPVSTTHSIVGAIVGFGAVGVGIDAVAWDKVIKIVMSWVVSPVLAGTLAVFIFKSLQFLVIDTKDPLINAKRYLPFYVFFVGFIIALVTQFKGLKHIDSLKYISKNVSLSLIIAIIVGIFAAVIAAFIMRNIKINPKDDKDFHYANMEKLFAVLMVITASAMAFAHGSNDVANAIGPLAAVYSIVEAGGDITSRSAIPSWVLLVGGGGIIFGFVTYGFKVMKTIGQGITELTPSRGFAAELAAATTVVLASSTGIPVSTTQVLVGAVLGVGIARGVVALNMRVINTIFLSWLITLPAGAVMSILFFFALKGVFGA; encoded by the coding sequence ATGGATATAATTGCAAATTATGCTGATATTTTTATTATGCTGTCAATTGGGTTTGGTTTGTTTATGGCTTGGGGTATTGGTGCTAATGATGTTTCTAATGCTATGGGTACTTCGGTGGGTTCTGCTGCTATTACCTTTAAACAAGCAGTTGTTATTGCGGTTATTTTTGAGTTTTCTGGTGCAATTCTTGCAGGCGGAGAAGTAACTGATACTGTTCGTAAAGGTATTTTAGATGCAGTATTATTTACTAATAATCCACACTTACTGGTGTATGGTATGCTTGCTTCGCTCTTGGCAGCAGGTGCGTGGTTATTGATTGCCTCATCCTTAGGATGGCCAGTTTCTACGACACATTCAATTGTTGGTGCTATTGTTGGTTTTGGTGCAGTAGGTGTTGGTATTGATGCAGTTGCTTGGGATAAAGTAATTAAAATTGTGATGAGTTGGGTAGTATCTCCAGTACTTGCTGGCACACTTGCTGTTTTTATCTTTAAAAGTCTACAATTCTTAGTGATTGATACTAAAGATCCGTTGATAAATGCCAAGAGATATTTGCCATTTTATGTATTTTTTGTTGGTTTTATTATTGCGTTGGTTACGCAATTTAAAGGTCTTAAACATATTGACTCTTTAAAATATATCTCTAAAAATGTTTCTTTAAGTTTGATAATTGCAATTATAGTTGGTATTTTTGCAGCTGTTATTGCTGCGTTTATTATGAGAAATATTAAGATAAATCCTAAGGATGATAAAGATTTTCATTATGCTAACATGGAAAAGCTTTTTGCTGTGCTTATGGTGATTACCGCATCTGCTATGGCATTTGCACATGGCTCTAATGATGTTGCTAATGCCATTGGTCCATTGGCTGCGGTTTATAGTATTGTAGAAGCTGGCGGTGATATTACCTCAAGGAGCGCTATACCTTCATGGGTTTTGCTAGTTGGTGGCGGTGGCATTATATTTGGTTTCGTGACTTATGGATTTAAAGTTATGAAAACTATTGGCCAAGGAATTACAGAACTTACCCCTTCTCGTGGTTTTGCTGCTGAATTAGCCGCTGCAACAACGGTAGTTTTAGCCTCATCAACAGGTATTCCTGTATCAACTACACAGGTCTTGGTAGGGGCGGTGTTGGGTGTTGGTATTGCTAGGGGTGTAGTTGCACTTAATATGCGAGTTATAAATACAATTTTTTTATCTTGGTTAATTACCTTGCCAGCAGGTGCAGTCATGTCTATTCTATTTTTCTTTGCACTTAAGGGAGTATTTGGAGCATAA
- a CDS encoding BolA family protein, with the protein MTLEEIKEKIELGIENSTVIMEGDGCSCSTKVISPIFEGMSLLARQKMVLAVMNKEIINGTLHALSIKTRTPEEDT; encoded by the coding sequence ATGACATTAGAAGAAATTAAAGAAAAAATTGAATTAGGTATAGAAAATTCAACAGTTATTATGGAAGGCGATGGTTGTAGTTGTTCAACAAAGGTTATTTCGCCAATTTTTGAAGGTATGTCGCTGTTGGCTAGGCAAAAAATGGTACTTGCTGTTATGAATAAAGAAATCATAAATGGTACACTTCATGCGCTTAGTATTAAAACACGTACACCAGAAGAAGACACCTAA
- a CDS encoding DEAD/DEAH box helicase codes for MSFSKLGLSDSILKAIEQKGYSEPSPIQNQSIPAILNGKDVMAAAQTGTGKTACFALPILEILSKKKPTKSNQVRTLILTPTRELAIQVSDSVTTYGKYLPLKSSVVFGGVKINPQMQRLCSGVDILVATPGRLLDLYSQNSVKFDMLEIVVFDEADRMLDMGFINDIKRILKILPSKKQTLMFSATFSNKILTLAKSLVNNPVEISVTPRNSTVKAIKQWIHPVDKSKKHALLTHLIQEHNWHQVLVFSRTKYGANRIVNQLEKKKIRATAIHSNKSQGARTRALLDFKNHEVNVLVATDIAARGIEINQLPHVINFDLPYVPEDYVHRIGRTGRAGSKGEAISLVSADEAKQLFDVECLIQNKLDRVMVEGFVPDHNLPESGKKLLSPKNRNFKNSKSRNRLRYGKNSSFKKINLTMKNS; via the coding sequence ATGAGTTTTTCTAAATTAGGTTTATCTGATTCAATTCTTAAGGCTATCGAGCAGAAAGGATATAGTGAGCCATCACCAATACAGAATCAATCGATACCTGCTATTTTAAATGGTAAGGATGTCATGGCAGCTGCCCAAACGGGAACGGGAAAAACAGCATGTTTTGCCTTGCCTATTCTCGAAATATTATCCAAAAAAAAACCCACAAAATCCAATCAGGTTCGTACATTGATTCTAACTCCAACGCGTGAATTAGCTATACAAGTTAGTGATAGTGTAACGACTTATGGTAAGTATTTACCTCTTAAATCAAGTGTGGTGTTTGGTGGTGTGAAGATTAATCCCCAAATGCAAAGATTGTGTTCAGGTGTTGATATTTTAGTCGCTACGCCAGGTAGGTTATTAGATTTGTATTCTCAAAATTCTGTGAAATTTGATATGCTAGAAATAGTTGTATTTGATGAGGCAGATAGAATGTTAGATATGGGTTTTATTAACGATATTAAGAGAATTTTAAAGATTTTACCGTCAAAAAAGCAAACACTCATGTTTTCAGCTACTTTTTCTAATAAGATTTTAACATTAGCAAAAAGTTTGGTTAACAATCCTGTAGAAATATCAGTTACTCCGAGAAATTCTACCGTTAAAGCAATAAAGCAATGGATTCATCCTGTTGATAAATCCAAGAAACATGCATTATTAACTCATCTTATTCAAGAACATAATTGGCACCAGGTTCTAGTGTTTAGTCGTACGAAATATGGTGCAAATCGTATTGTCAATCAATTAGAAAAGAAAAAGATTAGAGCAACTGCGATTCATAGTAATAAAAGTCAGGGTGCGCGTACAAGAGCTTTGTTAGACTTTAAAAATCACGAAGTGAACGTATTAGTGGCAACCGATATTGCTGCAAGAGGTATTGAAATTAATCAATTACCACATGTTATTAATTTTGATTTACCGTATGTACCAGAAGATTATGTACATCGTATTGGTCGTACAGGTCGTGCTGGCTCAAAAGGTGAGGCAATTTCATTAGTTAGTGCTGATGAAGCTAAGCAATTGTTTGATGTTGAATGCTTAATTCAAAATAAATTAGATCGTGTAATGGTAGAAGGTTTTGTTCCAGATCACAACCTGCCAGAGTCAGGTAAAAAATTATTGTCACCAAAAAATAGAAATTTTAAGAATTCCAAAAGTCGCAATCGACTCAGATATGGCAAAAATAGTAGTTTCAAGAAAATAAACTTAACAATGAAAAATTCATAA
- the tyrS gene encoding tyrosine--tRNA ligase, with protein sequence MNIEQTLAIFTRGTNEILPFHELKEKLKKDKPLRIKAGFDPTTPDLHLGHTVVINKLKQLQNLGHEILFLIGDFTAMIGDPTGKSKTRPPLSKKQVQENAKSYTKQIFKILDKNKTKVVFNFQWMDKMKPIEFIQLASKQTIARILERDDFSKRYKSGQSISTHEFLYPLIQGNDSVELQSDVEVGGTDQKFNLLVGRELQKQAGQEQQVILTMPILEGLDGVQKMSKSLDNYIGINALPDEMFGKIMSISDDLMWRYFELLSFQSLEAITNLKQTIVQGKNPRDIKFVLANEIVTRFYKVDVAKEAQQNFINRFSKNQTPNKMNEFSFKAGIKIANLLKDTGLCFSTSNAYQMIKQGGVKINNIKITNKNFEPPTNTNVYQVGKRKFARVTIQ encoded by the coding sequence TTGAACATAGAACAAACACTAGCTATTTTTACACGTGGTACTAATGAGATATTACCATTTCACGAACTTAAAGAAAAACTCAAAAAAGACAAACCACTACGTATCAAAGCAGGTTTTGACCCAACCACACCTGATTTACATTTAGGGCATACCGTTGTAATAAACAAACTCAAGCAATTACAAAATTTAGGTCATGAAATATTATTTTTAATTGGTGACTTCACTGCCATGATTGGCGATCCGACAGGTAAAAGTAAAACTCGCCCACCACTTTCAAAAAAACAAGTTCAAGAGAACGCCAAAAGCTACACCAAACAAATATTTAAAATCTTGGATAAAAATAAAACTAAGGTTGTATTTAACTTTCAGTGGATGGATAAAATGAAACCGATAGAGTTTATCCAACTCGCAAGTAAACAAACAATTGCTAGAATATTAGAACGTGATGACTTTTCCAAACGTTACAAATCAGGACAATCCATTTCTACCCACGAATTTTTATATCCTTTAATTCAAGGTAATGATTCTGTTGAATTACAAAGCGATGTAGAAGTAGGCGGCACTGACCAAAAATTTAACTTATTAGTAGGTAGAGAACTACAAAAACAAGCAGGACAAGAACAACAGGTCATACTTACCATGCCAATTTTAGAAGGACTAGACGGTGTACAAAAAATGTCAAAATCATTAGATAACTACATTGGTATTAATGCTTTACCTGATGAAATGTTTGGCAAAATTATGTCAATTTCTGATGATTTAATGTGGCGTTATTTTGAATTATTAAGTTTCCAAAGTTTAGAAGCGATTACCAATTTAAAACAAACAATAGTACAAGGTAAAAATCCAAGAGATATTAAATTTGTCCTAGCTAATGAGATTGTTACTCGCTTTTATAAGGTCGATGTCGCTAAAGAAGCACAACAAAATTTTATTAATCGTTTTAGTAAAAATCAGACTCCTAATAAAATGAATGAATTTAGCTTTAAAGCTGGCATAAAAATTGCTAATTTACTCAAAGATACTGGACTTTGCTTTAGCACCTCAAACGCATACCAAATGATTAAACAAGGTGGTGTTAAAATCAATAATATTAAAATCACAAATAAAAACTTTGAACCACCAACTAATACAAACGTTTATCAAGTAGGAAAACGAAAATTCGCAAGAGTGACAATTCAATAA
- a CDS encoding glutamate-5-semialdehyde dehydrogenase, translating into MDSIKNLITLLGENAKNAAKTLRGATTVAKNNALINIANQIDQNRRSILKANKKDLANSKNKGLNIALLDRLMLDNIRINNIIKSLNQIANLPDPIGEITDLKYQASGIQVGKMRVSLGVIGVIYESRPNVTIDAVALCLKSGNSIILRGGSETVHSNHALYTCVKQSITQAGLNENCAQLINTQDRKAVIELVKASDYVDAIIPRGGKGLLKAISNSAKVPIIKHLDGICHTYIDKDADTQKAISIAFNAKTRRYGVCNATETLLVHSSVVGKILPELIAQYLAKGVELRGCPETVKLSNTIILATAEDWKTEYLDAILSIRIVKSMSEAIKHIDKYSSNHTESIVSENYTRSRRFITEVNSSSVMINASTSFADGFEYGLGGEIGISTDKLHVRGPVGLEGLTSQKFIVLGNGHIRQ; encoded by the coding sequence ATGGACTCAATAAAAAATCTAATTACTCTATTAGGCGAAAATGCAAAAAACGCTGCAAAAACATTACGTGGTGCTACAACAGTAGCTAAGAACAATGCACTAATCAATATCGCTAATCAAATTGACCAAAATAGAAGGAGTATTCTTAAAGCCAATAAAAAAGACCTTGCTAATAGTAAAAATAAGGGACTAAACATAGCACTACTCGATAGACTGATGCTTGATAATATACGTATTAATAATATTATTAAAAGCTTAAATCAAATTGCCAACCTACCAGACCCTATTGGTGAAATTACAGATCTAAAATACCAAGCAAGTGGCATCCAAGTTGGCAAAATGCGCGTGTCACTTGGTGTGATAGGCGTTATTTATGAATCTAGACCTAATGTTACAATTGATGCAGTAGCACTTTGTTTAAAATCAGGAAATAGCATTATCCTACGTGGTGGATCAGAGACTGTTCACTCTAATCATGCTCTGTATACTTGTGTCAAACAAAGTATAACACAAGCAGGACTTAATGAAAATTGTGCTCAACTTATTAACACTCAAGATCGTAAAGCTGTTATTGAGCTAGTCAAAGCAAGTGATTATGTTGATGCTATTATCCCTAGAGGTGGTAAAGGCCTACTTAAGGCCATTAGTAACAGCGCTAAAGTACCTATTATCAAACATTTAGACGGTATTTGCCATACTTATATTGATAAAGATGCTGATACACAAAAAGCTATTAGCATTGCCTTTAATGCCAAGACTCGCCGTTATGGTGTATGCAATGCTACTGAAACATTGTTGGTACACAGCTCAGTAGTAGGTAAAATATTACCAGAACTAATTGCACAATACTTAGCAAAAGGAGTGGAATTACGAGGCTGTCCAGAAACTGTAAAACTATCAAATACAATCATTTTAGCCACTGCAGAAGATTGGAAGACAGAATATTTAGATGCAATCTTATCTATTCGTATTGTTAAATCGATGAGTGAAGCCATTAAACATATTGATAAATATAGCTCAAATCACACTGAATCAATTGTGAGTGAAAACTATACTCGTTCACGCCGTTTTATTACAGAAGTAAACTCCTCATCAGTCATGATTAACGCCTCCACTAGCTTTGCTGATGGTTTTGAGTATGGATTAGGTGGAGAAATCGGTATTAGTACTGATAAACTCCATGTACGCGGCCCTGTTGGTTTAGAAGGATTGACTTCACAAAAGTTTATCGTCCTAGGTAACGGACATATCAGACAATAA
- the holA gene encoding DNA polymerase III subunit delta translates to MKIKPQQLNTQLANKLDAIYFIFGAEILLIEQSLAQIKKAAKQKKFDEKVSFEIDSNFDWNQIFEEISTTSLFSPKRIIECRLKTGKIGIKGANNLVEIVNTLPNNILLIVSTGKLNIAQQKSKWFKILEQTGSLIQHFEVQNNHLVDWITKQMAELGLKDNIEIAQNIAFCTEGNLTASMQAIQKLKIAYPNGKINTQEYLKQANQQSKYTVYDLIDAALFGNSNQVNKIYQTLISNTIMPIQLSHALYLEIKSITEMSIELRQVKDTNIVLKNHQVWNTRKPIITNALKHHSYQHFQKILLSLGCIDRSIKNMDNLNVIDELHTLLLSLAGEIQWTQ, encoded by the coding sequence ATGAAAATTAAACCTCAACAACTTAATACTCAACTAGCTAACAAACTTGATGCTATTTATTTTATTTTTGGTGCTGAAATATTACTCATTGAACAAAGTTTAGCACAAATAAAAAAAGCAGCAAAACAAAAAAAGTTTGATGAAAAAGTAAGTTTTGAAATTGATAGTAACTTTGACTGGAATCAGATTTTTGAAGAAATCTCAACTACCTCACTTTTTTCACCAAAACGTATTATTGAATGCCGATTAAAAACAGGTAAAATTGGTATTAAAGGTGCTAATAACCTAGTTGAAATTGTCAACACTTTACCCAATAATATTTTACTAATTGTATCTACTGGAAAATTAAACATAGCACAACAAAAAAGCAAATGGTTCAAAATACTAGAACAAACTGGTAGTCTTATCCAGCATTTTGAAGTACAAAATAATCATTTAGTTGATTGGATTACAAAACAAATGGCAGAATTAGGGCTTAAGGATAATATAGAAATTGCACAAAATATCGCTTTTTGCACAGAAGGTAATTTGACTGCCTCTATGCAAGCAATTCAAAAACTAAAAATAGCCTACCCAAATGGCAAAATTAATACTCAAGAATATCTTAAACAAGCTAATCAACAATCTAAATATACTGTTTATGATTTAATTGATGCAGCTTTATTTGGTAATAGTAATCAAGTTAATAAAATTTATCAAACTTTAATCTCTAATACAATCATGCCAATTCAACTAAGCCATGCTTTATACCTAGAAATTAAATCAATAACTGAAATGTCAATTGAGCTTAGACAAGTTAAAGATACTAACATAGTTTTGAAAAACCATCAAGTGTGGAACACAAGAAAACCTATTATTACCAATGCATTAAAGCATCATTCTTATCAGCACTTTCAAAAAATATTATTATCACTAGGATGTATTGACCGTTCAATCAAAAACATGGATAATCTTAATGTGATTGATGAACTACATACATTACTACTAAGTTTAGCTGGGGAAATACAATGGACTCAATAA
- the lptE gene encoding LPS assembly lipoprotein LptE: protein MLKINLLAIMVTILSSCGFHTPYTNSTINASITSNRNNIFANELQKHFNQNMHKILVIQVGTENQNQRTVSYTSSNEASSYTLNLNIPIKVFNHNKKLLLSKTFSANTYLNKIDAYQANRLQIEEGYQQLRRLIIRQLLRRLYKLNEN, encoded by the coding sequence ATGTTAAAAATTAACTTATTAGCTATTATGGTAACGATCCTTAGTTCTTGTGGATTTCATACACCATATACAAATTCAACAATAAATGCTTCTATCACCAGTAACCGTAATAATATTTTTGCTAATGAATTGCAAAAACATTTTAATCAAAACATGCATAAAATTCTAGTTATTCAAGTGGGTACTGAAAATCAAAATCAACGAACTGTTTCATATACTTCAAGTAATGAAGCTAGTAGCTATACATTAAACCTAAACATACCTATTAAAGTTTTTAATCATAACAAAAAACTATTGCTATCTAAAACTTTCAGTGCTAACACATACTTGAATAAAATAGATGCATACCAAGCAAATAGACTTCAAATCGAAGAAGGTTATCAACAATTACGTCGTTTAATTATTAGACAACTATTAAGAAGATTATACAAACTTAATGAAAATTAA
- the ftsH gene encoding ATP-dependent zinc metalloprotease FtsH — MFKNLLLWLILGGVLTSIFSQSQMGDQKNDITYSQFIQNVKQGAVSQVTIAGSNITGVGTNGEQFATYSPGDLGLMGDLLNNGVNVVAKSPEKEGFFKQLIISLAPILLLIGVVLYTMKGAGGAMGGKNPMSFGKSKARLITKDESNITFDDVAGVDEAKDDVSELVDFLSDPGKFTKVGGKIPKGVLLVGPPGTGKTLLAKAIAGEADVPFFFISGSDFVEMFVGVGASRVRDMFEQAKKNAPCIIFIDEIDAVGRQRGAGMGGGHDEREQTLNQMLVEMDGFEGSEGVIVIAATNRPDVLDPALLRPGRFDRQVIVGLPDINGRNAILKIHMRKLPIAKNVKSINIAKGTPGFSGADLANLTNEAALIAASKDKKLVGMQEFEKAKDKIMMGSERKSMAMDESEKEMTAYHEAGHAIVGRLVPEHDPVYKVSIIPRGRALGVTMFLPEKDSYSISKRKLNSQVASLFGGRIAEELIYGVDRVTTGASNDIERATEIAHKMVKQWGMSEVLGPLSYGEDEGEVFLGRQVTKHKHISEDTFRTIDSEIRKIIDSNYQIAFKILKGNKDILFEMTRALMEFETIDKEQIDDLMNRKPIRESAVVIDSNVASTELGSGATFDGSNQNSDEKPLNKGSTEQVA, encoded by the coding sequence ATGTTTAAGAATTTATTACTTTGGTTAATTTTGGGTGGTGTCCTTACTTCGATTTTTAGTCAATCCCAGATGGGTGACCAGAAAAATGATATTACTTATTCTCAATTTATTCAAAATGTTAAGCAAGGTGCTGTATCTCAAGTAACGATTGCTGGTAGTAATATTACTGGAGTGGGTACTAACGGTGAACAATTTGCAACATATAGTCCAGGTGATTTAGGTTTGATGGGTGATTTATTGAATAACGGCGTTAACGTAGTTGCTAAATCACCTGAAAAAGAAGGATTTTTCAAACAATTAATTATCTCTTTAGCTCCTATTTTATTATTAATTGGTGTGGTTCTTTATACTATGAAAGGTGCTGGTGGTGCTATGGGTGGAAAAAACCCAATGAGTTTTGGCAAATCAAAAGCACGTCTTATTACTAAGGATGAGTCTAATATTACTTTTGATGATGTAGCAGGTGTTGATGAGGCTAAGGATGACGTGAGTGAACTTGTAGATTTTTTATCAGATCCTGGTAAATTCACTAAAGTAGGCGGAAAAATTCCTAAAGGGGTGCTTTTAGTAGGACCTCCAGGGACAGGAAAAACCCTATTAGCCAAAGCGATTGCGGGTGAAGCTGATGTACCATTTTTCTTTATTTCAGGTTCTGATTTTGTAGAAATGTTTGTAGGTGTTGGTGCGTCACGTGTTCGTGATATGTTCGAACAAGCAAAGAAAAATGCACCTTGTATTATCTTTATTGATGAAATTGACGCTGTAGGCCGCCAACGTGGTGCTGGTATGGGTGGGGGTCATGATGAACGTGAGCAAACACTCAATCAAATGTTGGTTGAAATGGATGGTTTTGAGGGTTCTGAAGGTGTTATTGTTATTGCAGCCACTAATAGACCAGATGTTTTAGATCCTGCTTTATTAAGACCAGGTCGTTTTGATCGTCAAGTTATCGTGGGTTTGCCTGATATTAATGGTCGTAATGCGATATTAAAAATACACATGCGTAAATTACCTATTGCAAAAAATGTTAAATCGATTAATATTGCTAAAGGAACACCAGGATTTTCTGGTGCAGACTTGGCTAATTTGACTAATGAAGCTGCGTTAATTGCAGCAAGCAAAGATAAAAAATTAGTTGGTATGCAAGAGTTTGAAAAAGCTAAAGATAAAATTATGATGGGTTCTGAACGAAAATCTATGGCAATGGATGAATCTGAAAAAGAAATGACAGCTTATCATGAAGCAGGACATGCTATTGTAGGTAGATTGGTACCTGAACATGATCCTGTTTATAAAGTAAGCATTATTCCAAGAGGAAGAGCATTAGGTGTGACTATGTTCTTACCAGAAAAAGATAGCTATAGTATTTCCAAGCGTAAACTAAATTCTCAAGTAGCATCACTTTTTGGCGGACGTATTGCAGAAGAGTTGATCTATGGTGTAGATAGAGTAACAACTGGTGCAAGTAATGATATTGAGCGAGCAACAGAAATTGCACATAAAATGGTAAAACAATGGGGCATGTCTGAGGTGTTAGGACCCTTATCATATGGTGAAGACGAAGGTGAAGTATTTTTAGGTCGACAAGTCACCAAACACAAGCATATTTCAGAGGATACATTTAGAACTATTGATAGTGAAATTCGTAAGATTATTGATAGTAATTATCAAATAGCTTTCAAGATTTTAAAAGGTAATAAAGATATCTTATTTGAAATGACTAGGGCTCTCATGGAGTTTGAAACTATTGATAAAGAACAAATTGATGATTTGATGAATAGAAAACCAATACGTGAATCAGCTGTTGTTATTGATTCTAATGTCGCTTCTACTGAATTAGGATCAGGAGCTACGTTTGATGGTAGCAATCAAAATTCTGATGAAAAACCATTAAATAAGGGTTCTACTGAACAGGTTGCTTAA
- the folP gene encoding dihydropteroate synthase, which translates to MHSSNVMIMGVLNITPDSFSDGNQYFTVDRAINYAKLMIDQGADIIDIGGESTRPNALQVSIDDEINRVIPVIKVLSKLGSVPISIDTSQAKIMQLAIEAGVSMINDVRALQAKSSLEVVASSNKDVCLMHMKGSPKTMQNNPIYTDVIDEIKYFFDQRIEDCISAGIDQNKIILDPGFGFGKTLNHNFEILRRLDEFQSFGLRILVGMSRKSMIGNILNNRNIDGRMIGSVTTAIIAFQNGANIVRVHDVLDTKDAFKILQSVVGD; encoded by the coding sequence GTGCATTCATCTAATGTAATGATTATGGGTGTTCTTAATATAACACCAGATTCATTTTCAGATGGTAATCAATACTTTACTGTTGATCGCGCCATTAATTATGCTAAATTGATGATTGATCAAGGTGCTGATATAATTGATATTGGTGGTGAATCAACTAGACCAAACGCACTACAAGTATCAATTGATGACGAAATTAATCGCGTTATTCCTGTTATTAAAGTATTATCTAAGTTAGGCAGCGTGCCAATTTCTATTGATACTTCACAAGCAAAAATTATGCAGCTTGCTATTGAAGCAGGAGTAAGTATGATTAATGATGTACGTGCTTTACAAGCGAAATCTTCCCTTGAAGTGGTAGCATCAAGTAATAAGGATGTGTGTCTTATGCATATGAAAGGTAGCCCTAAAACCATGCAAAATAATCCTATTTATACTGATGTTATTGATGAGATAAAATATTTCTTTGATCAAAGAATTGAAGACTGTATTAGCGCTGGTATTGACCAAAATAAGATTATTCTAGATCCAGGTTTTGGCTTTGGTAAAACACTTAATCATAATTTTGAAATTTTACGTCGTCTTGACGAGTTTCAAAGTTTTGGCTTGAGGATTTTAGTAGGTATGTCACGCAAATCAATGATTGGTAATATCCTTAATAATAGAAACATAGATGGAAGAATGATTGGTAGTGTAACTACTGCTATAATAGCATTTCAAAACGGTGCAAATATTGTTCGTGTGCATGATGTTTTAGATACTAAAGATGCATTTAAGATTTTACAAAGTGTAGTAGGAGATTAA